The Kordia sp. SMS9 DNA window ATGGTGTTGCAAAAGGATATTTGGGGAAAGATGCTGTGACACAAGAAAAATTCATAGAAAATCCATTTAAAAAAGGAACGCTCATGTATGATACTGGCGATGTAGCTTCTTGGCAACAAAATGGGAACATTACATTCTTGGGAAGAGAAGACAATCAAGTGAAAATTAGAGGATATCGTATTGAGTTAGAAGAAATAGAAATGGCAATTCGCGCATCTTCCGCGCATCTTTCAGAAGTTGTTGTATTGGTTAAAAAATACCAACAGCACGATGCATTAGTGGCATACTTTACAGCAAAAGAAGCCGTAGATAATAACACTATAAAAAACTATCTCAGCGAAAAATTACCAAGTTATATGATTCCGAATCATATAGAAGTATTGGATAAAATTCCTTTAACACCAAACGGAAAAGTAGATCGAAAAGCACTAGAAAAATTAAAAATTTCGATACAATCCAACATAGAATATGTAGCTCCAAAAAATGAAATAGAAGAAGCACTTGCCAAAATATGGAAAGAAGTATTAGGAGTTGAAAAAGTAGGAGTGACCAATAACTTTTTTGAATTAGGAGGACATAGTTTATTGGCAATAACGCTCATAAATGAAATCAACAAAAAATTTGATAAAACAAACTTTCACATAAGAAACCTCTTCAAGAATAGTACTATTGAAAGTATGGCAGCATTAATTGCAATTACAGAACGAAAAAGTATGACAGATGATTTAGACGATGAAGACATAGAAAACTTTGTAATTTAAGAAGTACGAAAAGTCATGACTACAATTTCACTAGAAAGTTAGTTAATCAAATATTCCTCAAAATATCTATAAAAAGATACAGATATAACAATGCTTTCTTCTAAAGCAAAAAGCATTTCAATTAGGAGCTAGACTAGCAAAATCCTACGCAAACTCTTATGAAACAGCATTAGGTCATTAGTTGGTGGCACAAAACGAATGTATTAATACATAAAAACGAGCTTAGCATTCATCAACTTGCCACCAGAAGTTATGTTTTGTATATTACAAGCAAAATTGGTTTGCTATACAGTAAAATATTCATAAACATAACTTCAATACATGATCGGACTTCTTTCTTTTATCGGCTTTACAGCGCTAGTAGCTATCATTTCGTACGTTGCAACACGTTCTACAGATGAAACCACTTCGGATGGTTATTTTTTAGGAGGAAGAAGCCTTACGGGAATTGTCATTGCAGGATCATTACTACTAACGAATCTTTCCACAGAGCAAATCGTAGGCTTGAACGGTTCTGCATACGAAGAAGGAATTTTAGTCATGGCGTGGGAAACCTTAGCAGCGATTGCCATGGTCATCACCGCGATTTTTCTGTTACCACGATACTTAAAAGGTGGCATTGCTACGATTCCCACATTTTTAGAACGACGGTATGATAAAACCACCAAAGCACTTACTTCCGGACTGTTCTTAACAGGATATGTTGTGGTATTGTTGCCAGTTGTTCTGTATTCAGGAGCGTTGGCGATTAACAGTATGTTTGACATTCCCGAACTTTTGGGCGTTTCTAAAACGCTTGCCTTATGGATTTCTGTATTTGCGATTGGAATAGTAGGTTCCATCTATGCGATTTTTGGAGGATTAAAAGCCGTTGCGGTTTCCGACACGATCAATGCTGTTGGTTTGCTCATTGGTGGTTTACTGATTCCATACTTTGGCTTAAAAGAAATTGGAGGAGGAAGTGTCACGGAAGGAATCTCCACACTCTTCCACGAAAATCCTGAAAAGTTTAATGCGATTGGCGATAGTGGATCTACCATTCCGTTTGCTACTATTTTTACAGGAATGATGCTGGTACAATTGTTTTATTGGGGAACCAATCAAGCAATCATTCAACGAGCATTGGGCGCCAAAAACTTAAAAGAAGGACAAAAAGGATTGCTATTTGCTTCGTTCATAAAAATATTAGGTCCCTTGATTGTGGTAGTTCCTGG harbors:
- a CDS encoding solute:sodium symporter family transporter: MIGLLSFIGFTALVAIISYVATRSTDETTSDGYFLGGRSLTGIVIAGSLLLTNLSTEQIVGLNGSAYEEGILVMAWETLAAIAMVITAIFLLPRYLKGGIATIPTFLERRYDKTTKALTSGLFLTGYVVVLLPVVLYSGALAINSMFDIPELLGVSKTLALWISVFAIGIVGSIYAIFGGLKAVAVSDTINAVGLLIGGLLIPYFGLKEIGGGSVTEGISTLFHENPEKFNAIGDSGSTIPFATIFTGMMLVQLFYWGTNQAIIQRALGAKNLKEGQKGLLFASFIKILGPLIVVVPGIIAYHLFQGNLANSDEAYPQLVSEVLPASLVGFFAAVLFGAILSSFNSALNSSVTLFGVDIYKEFIKKDATERQTVKAGKYFGVLLALLAMCVAPFIANASDGLFGYLQEVNGCYSIPILTIIIVGYLTKYVPAKAANIAIVLGVVLYVISQFVLQPYFGKENYPHFLHVMAILFVINILIMLLIGKLSPRAVAYEQKFTQEVDITPWKLAKPIGIIVIVIVIGTFVFFS